One part of the Quercus lobata isolate SW786 chromosome 7, ValleyOak3.0 Primary Assembly, whole genome shotgun sequence genome encodes these proteins:
- the LOC115952181 gene encoding 1-(5-phosphoribosyl)-5-[(5-phosphoribosylamino)methylideneamino] imidazole-4-carboxamide isomerase, chloroplastic-like isoform X2, with protein MFRTLRTTPTSTSDLSSLRPLGSSFHSRNKHRIVTAIPCVGFSRSRLSISCSVRFRPCIDIHKGKVKQIVGSTIQDLKEDGSAPVTNFESDKSAAEFANLYKEDGLTGGHVIMIGADPLSNSAAIEALHAYPGGLQIGGGINSDNSLSYIEEGASHVIVTSYVFKNGQMDLERLKDLVRVVGKQRLVLDLSCRKKEGKYAIVTDRWQKFTDVYLDGKILDFLAKYADEFLVHGVDVEGKKLGIDEELVALLGKHSPIPVTYAGGVTVMADLERIKVAGMGRVDVTVGSALDIFGGNMAYMDVVAWHSQQEAFTV; from the exons ATGTTTCGGACCCTCCGTACAACACCAACATCAACCTCCGACCTGAGCTCGCTCCGACCTTTAGGTTCTTCTTTCCACAGCCGAAACAAGCATAGAATCGTCACAGCTATTCCTTGTGTTGGTTTCTCACGGTCACGCTTGTCTATTAGCTGTTCGGTTCGTTTCCGTCCTTGCATTGATATACACAAG GGGAAAGTGAAACAAATTGTTGGGTCAACCATTCAGGATTTGAAGGAGGATGGGTCAGCTCCTGTTACCAATTTCGAATCAGATAAGTCAGCGGCTGAGTTTGCCAATTTGTATAAAGAAGATGGACTTACGGGTGGTCATGTCATCATGATTGGAGCAGATCCTTTGAGTAACAGTGCAGCCATTGAAGCATTGCACGCTTATCCCG GCGGTTTGCAAATTGGGGGCGGAATCAATTCTGACAATTCGTTGAGTTACATAGAGGAAGGAGCTAGCCATGTCATTGTCACATCA TATGTATTCAAGAATGGACAAATGGACCTTGAAAGGCTTAAAGATCTTGTTCGTGTTGTTGGAAAGCAGAGGCTTGTGTTGGACCTTAGTTGCAGAAAGAAG gAAGGTAAATATGCAATTGTAACTGATAGATGGCAGAAGTTCACCGATGTATATCTTGACGGAAAAATATTGGATTTTCTTGCCAAATATGCGGATGAGTTTCTTGTCCATGGTGTTGATGTTGAAGGGAAAAA GCTGGGAATTGATGAGGAGCTTGTGGCATTGCTTGGGAAGCATTCACCG ATTCCTGTAACTTATGCTGGTGGTGTGACGGTGATGGCTGATTTAGAGAGAATAAAGGTGGCTGGGATGGGACGTGTGGATGTTACCGTGGGCAGTGCTTTGGATATTTTTGGGGGCAATATGGCATACATGGATGTAGTTGCTTGGCATTCTCAGCAGGAGGCTTTTACAGTTTAG
- the LOC115952181 gene encoding 1-(5-phosphoribosyl)-5-[(5-phosphoribosylamino)methylideneamino] imidazole-4-carboxamide isomerase, chloroplastic-like isoform X1, with the protein MHSTMFRTLRTTPTSTSDLSSLRPLGSSFHSRNKHRIVTAIPCVGFSRSRLSISCSVRFRPCIDIHKGKVKQIVGSTIQDLKEDGSAPVTNFESDKSAAEFANLYKEDGLTGGHVIMIGADPLSNSAAIEALHAYPGGLQIGGGINSDNSLSYIEEGASHVIVTSYVFKNGQMDLERLKDLVRVVGKQRLVLDLSCRKKEGKYAIVTDRWQKFTDVYLDGKILDFLAKYADEFLVHGVDVEGKKLGIDEELVALLGKHSPIPVTYAGGVTVMADLERIKVAGMGRVDVTVGSALDIFGGNMAYMDVVAWHSQQEAFTV; encoded by the exons ATGCACAGCACGATGTTTCGGACCCTCCGTACAACACCAACATCAACCTCCGACCTGAGCTCGCTCCGACCTTTAGGTTCTTCTTTCCACAGCCGAAACAAGCATAGAATCGTCACAGCTATTCCTTGTGTTGGTTTCTCACGGTCACGCTTGTCTATTAGCTGTTCGGTTCGTTTCCGTCCTTGCATTGATATACACAAG GGGAAAGTGAAACAAATTGTTGGGTCAACCATTCAGGATTTGAAGGAGGATGGGTCAGCTCCTGTTACCAATTTCGAATCAGATAAGTCAGCGGCTGAGTTTGCCAATTTGTATAAAGAAGATGGACTTACGGGTGGTCATGTCATCATGATTGGAGCAGATCCTTTGAGTAACAGTGCAGCCATTGAAGCATTGCACGCTTATCCCG GCGGTTTGCAAATTGGGGGCGGAATCAATTCTGACAATTCGTTGAGTTACATAGAGGAAGGAGCTAGCCATGTCATTGTCACATCA TATGTATTCAAGAATGGACAAATGGACCTTGAAAGGCTTAAAGATCTTGTTCGTGTTGTTGGAAAGCAGAGGCTTGTGTTGGACCTTAGTTGCAGAAAGAAG gAAGGTAAATATGCAATTGTAACTGATAGATGGCAGAAGTTCACCGATGTATATCTTGACGGAAAAATATTGGATTTTCTTGCCAAATATGCGGATGAGTTTCTTGTCCATGGTGTTGATGTTGAAGGGAAAAA GCTGGGAATTGATGAGGAGCTTGTGGCATTGCTTGGGAAGCATTCACCG ATTCCTGTAACTTATGCTGGTGGTGTGACGGTGATGGCTGATTTAGAGAGAATAAAGGTGGCTGGGATGGGACGTGTGGATGTTACCGTGGGCAGTGCTTTGGATATTTTTGGGGGCAATATGGCATACATGGATGTAGTTGCTTGGCATTCTCAGCAGGAGGCTTTTACAGTTTAG
- the LOC115952389 gene encoding pentatricopeptide repeat-containing protein At2g36240-like → MGLKKLLNANSKKALQISTPPPLSPIPQPPPPPTHLTPLPTLTLSGHHNHTHTHLLHYLTAHLAQPFTPTHLLHFLKYKLHHHPSFTHFDFHIFNWASTIDSFRHDHSTFEWMARTLAISHRFADLSSLLQFFASNPCPCSDGIFSCPRTEPIFRFSINAYCRVGKLDDAVVAFESMKKLIDGRPSVALYNILIHGFVKCGKHDNALKVFDTMTKDRVKPDVYTFNILISSYCRNSRFGLALELFKEMREKGCSPNVVSFNTLIRGFFRERQFDEGVSMAYEMIELGCEFSSVTCEILVDGLCREGRVSEACEILIDFSRKEVLPNGYDYYGLMEALCGKGNAGRALEVVDELWGKGNVPSLIACTTLIEGLRRLGRIDEAFRLTERMLKESIIPDSVTFNCLLQSLCDVGRTVEANRLRLLASSKGLDSDGMTYSILVSGYTRERKQKEGEVVVDEMLDRGFIPNIATYNRLMDGLANARSSVQHQANVIGN, encoded by the coding sequence ATGGGTTTGAAGAAGCTCCTAAATGCCAATTCCAAAAAAGCTCTGCAAATCtccacaccaccaccactctCTCCAatcccacaaccaccaccaccaccaacccaTCTCACCCCACTCCCAACTCTCACTCTCTCCGGCCACCAcaaccacacccacacccacctcCTCCACTACCTCACCGCCCACCTCGCCCAACCCTTCACTCCCACCCACCTCCTCCACTTCCTCAAATACAAGCTCCACCACCACCCTTCCTTCACCCACTTCGACTTCCACATCTTCAACTGGGCCTCCACCATCGACTCCTTTCGCCACGACCACTCCACTTTCGAGTGGATGGCTCGCACTCTAGCCATCTCTCACCGCTTCGCCGACCTTTCCTCCCTCCTCCAATTCTTCGCCTCCAATCCCTGCCCTTGCTCCGACGGTATTTTCTCTTGCCCACGAACCGAACCCATATTCAGATTTTCGATCAATGCTTATTGTAGAGTTGGGAAGTTGGATGATGCTGTTGTTGCCTTTGAATCTATGAAAAAACTGATTGATGGGAGGCCTAGTGTGGCgctttataatattttgattcATGGGTTTGTGAAATGTGGGAAGCATGATAATGCACTGAAGGTGTTTGATACAATGACTAAGGACCGGGTTAAGCCGGATGTGTATACGtttaatattttgattagtAGTTATTGTAGGAATTCACGGTTCGGGTTAGCTTTGGAGTTGTTTAAGGAGATGAGGGAGAAGGGGTGTAGTCCAAATGTGGTTAGTTTTAACACTTTGATTAGGGGTTTCTTTAGGGAGAGGCAGTTCGATGAAGGTGTTTCAATGGCTTATGAGATGATTGAATTGGGGTGTGAGTTTTCGAGTGTGACTTGTGAGATTTTGGTTGATGGGCTTTGTAGAGAAGGTCGGGTTTCGGAGGCGTGTGAGATATTGATTGATTTTTCGAGGAAAGAAGTGTTGCCTAATGGGTATGATTATTATGGTCTAATGGAGGCGCTTTGTGGGAAGGGAAATGCAGGTAGAGCGTTGGAGGTTGTGGATGAGTTATGGGGGAAAGGAAATGTTCCAAGCTTGATTGCTTGTACTACTTTGATTGAAGGATTGAGGAGGTTAGGGAGAATTGATGAAGCATTTAGACTGACGGAGAGGATGCTTAAAGAGAGTATAATTCCGGATAGTGTGACCTTTAATTGTCTCCTTCAAAGTCTTTGCGATGTGGGAAGAACTGTGGAAGCAAATAGATTGAGGTTGCTGGCTTCAAGCAAGGGTTTGGATTCAGATGGAATGACCTATAGTATTCTGGTGTCTGGTTatacaagagagagaaagcagaAGGAAGGGGAAGTGGTGGTGGATGAGATGTTGGATAGGGGGTTCATACCCAATATTGCTACATATAATAGGTTGATGGATGGACTTGCTAATGCAAGAAGTTCTGTGCAGCACCAAGCCAATGTTATTGGTAACTGA